From the genome of Thermosipho japonicus:
GCAGAGTTTTTCAGTTTTGGAACAAATGACCTTACACAAATGACATTTGGATTCAGCCGTGACGATGTTGGAAAATTCTTACCAGAATACCTTGAAAAAGGTATACTTGAACATGATCCATTCAAGAGTCTTGATTGGGACGGCGTAGGGCAACTAGTCAAGATGGGAACCGAAAAAGGTAAGGCAACAAGAAAAGATCTTAAAGTTGGTGTTTGTGGTGAGCACGGTGGAGATCCAAGATCCATTCTATTCTTCGATGCAGCAGGACTTGACTATGTAAGCTGTTCCCCATATAGAGTTCCAGTAGCAAGAATAGCTGCTGCACAAGCAACAATTAAAAACAGAAAATAAAACTTTATACATTAAATAGGGCCCTTTTTGGGCCCTTTCTTATTCGGAGGTGTGTTGATGAGCTTCCTGTTGTTTTCTATAGCAACTTCTATAATTCTTTTTTATTTTACAAAATCATATTTATTTTTTAGTGTAATTGCTATTGGAATTTACTATCTTATTAGAAATAATATAAAACTTCAAAGTTTATTGAGTCTTACATACGTTCTAATGATCGCACTTTCATTTTTTTCCACAATTCGTGGTTATGAACCAAAAGGACTCATTTTCCTTTTAATTTCTTGTTTTGTATCAATTTTGTATGATATATTTAAATCTCCAATTTGGAGTTTTCCATTGTACCTACTACTTGGAATAAGTATTTCATTAATTGGAAGTATAAAATATGGAACAATCGGCTATTTTTTTGGATTTTTAATTATTCCAATATTTTTAAAAGAATTTAAAAAAAGGGGTGAACAAGATTGAAAACCCTAATTTTAGCTGCAGGGCTTGGAAAAAGGATGAATTCAAAATATCCGAAAGTTATTCACAAAATTCTTGGAAAGCCTATGATAAACTGGGTAATTGATACTGCTAAAAATTTTGGAGAAGTGGGAGTTATCTTAGGACATAAGCATGAAATGGTAGAAAAGATAATTCCACAAGATGTTAAAATTTTTCTTCAAAATGAACAACTTGGAACCGCTCATGCAGTAATGTGTGGATTTGATTTTATACCGGAAAACGATAATCTTTTAATTTTATACGGGGATGTTCCTTTTATTTCATACGAAACTTTAAAAAGACTTGAAAAAGAACATATAGAAAGTAACAGTGATGTTACCATATTAACTGCTATATTGGAAAATCCTGCTGGATATGGTAGGATAGTTAGAGGTAAAAAAATTGAAATTGTTGAAGATAAAGATGCTGATGAAAAAATTAAAAAAATAAAAGAAATTAACACAGGAATTTACATTTTTAAAGGTAAATTTTTAAAAGAAAACATAAAGAAAATCAAAAATGATAATGCACAAAATGAATATTACTTAACAGATATTCTTAAGTTTACTGAAAATATTTCAACAGTTATTACCGATGATATAGACGAAGTTACTGGAGTAAATGATAGAATTCAGCTTTCAAGGCTTGAAAAAAATATGAGAAAAAGAATAAATGAAAAATTAATGAAAGAAGGGGTCAGGATTATAGACCCTGAGAGTGTTTATATAGATATTACCGTAAAAATTGG
Proteins encoded in this window:
- the glmU gene encoding bifunctional UDP-N-acetylglucosamine diphosphorylase/glucosamine-1-phosphate N-acetyltransferase GlmU translates to MKTLILAAGLGKRMNSKYPKVIHKILGKPMINWVIDTAKNFGEVGVILGHKHEMVEKIIPQDVKIFLQNEQLGTAHAVMCGFDFIPENDNLLILYGDVPFISYETLKRLEKEHIESNSDVTILTAILENPAGYGRIVRGKKIEIVEDKDADEKIKKIKEINTGIYIFKGKFLKENIKKIKNDNAQNEYYLTDILKFTENISTVITDDIDEVTGVNDRIQLSRLEKNMRKRINEKLMKEGVRIIDPESVYIDITVKIGKDTIIYPFTFIEGDTEVGEDCVIGPMTRIKDSKIGNNVNVNRSEVEKTIIEDNVSVGPFSRLREETHLKSNVKIGNFVETKKSIVGKNTKAQHLTYLGDATIGENVNIGAGTITCNYDGEKKHPTVIEDGAFIGSNNSLVAPVKIGKNAITGAGSTITEDVPENSLGLGRARQVVIKDWVLRKKGGNQNADSKK